The following coding sequences are from one Halobacteriovorax sp. JY17 window:
- a CDS encoding HAMP domain-containing sensor histidine kinase yields the protein MKLYLVLIFTAISMAFATGYVSLLLKGTYTSTPEDEENITRLKLNFQKSVAPKSIINFNSLYYSPEQFQLIDPIYTLPEPGSDKSVQYFSSRGCFTGLKSLLSRMNFEKVWVWEEYRCGKITNINDSFFREAPYMHPSGKSYAYLAYLLNKNHKNNRDWVLSNLPYFHVTELSLITKSIGDLGGKFAMLAKLDTDSLRKVSRGRGTILTEDFLLARITYPSFFSILEYRFYSRDDLESFLKDSPYFLHNHRFGRSCFYQDGQLCWEYRVGHILTIANKGTIIFLFGLVLICVIVVRLLIIRLQNQKHEDEKRRLALRVLGHEFRTPITSMLLLMEKLNKKYDSMEDEVQETFLRMSNEVYRLQRLTETSRHYLKANKGKKLIHLNCEEVGSMNEFLYEIALPFIDEHGDDMVLNLPVEDKSFNLDSYWTQIVLKNLIGNAFFHGKAPVEVRVEYIKDAVEVCVIDNGECQFHSFDEMSEEFAKGNKSSGTGLGLNIVKQVVKEMGGEISFFSNPTTFRVVLKKRRPQKEKVNHE from the coding sequence ATGAAATTATACTTAGTCCTTATATTTACAGCAATCTCCATGGCCTTTGCTACAGGCTATGTGTCTCTACTTTTAAAAGGGACTTATACTTCAACACCTGAAGACGAAGAAAATATCACTAGATTGAAATTAAATTTTCAAAAGTCAGTTGCACCAAAATCAATCATTAACTTTAATTCTCTCTATTATTCCCCAGAGCAATTTCAACTTATCGATCCTATTTATACTCTGCCTGAGCCTGGCTCAGATAAGAGTGTTCAGTATTTTTCAAGTCGTGGGTGTTTTACAGGCCTGAAGTCTCTTCTAAGCCGTATGAATTTTGAGAAAGTTTGGGTTTGGGAAGAGTACCGCTGCGGAAAAATAACTAATATCAATGACAGCTTCTTTAGAGAAGCCCCTTATATGCATCCGAGTGGAAAGAGTTATGCTTATCTGGCCTATCTCTTAAATAAGAATCATAAGAATAATCGAGATTGGGTTCTAAGCAATCTTCCATACTTTCATGTTACAGAACTTTCGCTGATCACTAAATCAATAGGTGATCTTGGTGGAAAGTTTGCGATGCTAGCAAAACTTGATACAGATTCCCTTCGAAAAGTTTCAAGAGGGAGAGGAACAATTCTGACTGAAGATTTCCTCCTCGCAAGAATCACTTACCCCTCTTTCTTTTCTATTTTAGAGTATAGGTTTTATTCAAGAGACGATCTTGAAAGTTTTCTAAAAGACTCACCTTACTTTCTTCATAATCATAGGTTTGGAAGAAGTTGTTTTTATCAGGATGGGCAGCTTTGTTGGGAGTACAGAGTCGGTCATATTCTCACTATTGCCAATAAGGGAACGATTATTTTCTTATTTGGTTTAGTTCTCATTTGTGTGATTGTTGTAAGACTCTTAATTATTAGGTTGCAAAATCAAAAGCATGAGGATGAGAAGAGACGGCTTGCTCTAAGAGTGCTTGGACATGAATTTAGAACGCCAATTACTAGTATGCTACTCCTTATGGAGAAGCTGAATAAGAAATATGACTCTATGGAAGATGAAGTTCAAGAAACATTTCTTCGGATGTCTAATGAAGTTTATCGACTCCAGAGACTAACTGAAACATCTAGACACTACTTAAAGGCAAATAAAGGGAAGAAGCTAATTCATTTAAACTGCGAAGAAGTTGGATCAATGAATGAGTTTCTCTATGAAATAGCCCTTCCTTTCATTGATGAACACGGCGATGATATGGTTTTAAATTTGCCGGTGGAAGATAAGAGTTTTAATTTAGATTCTTATTGGACACAAATTGTCTTAAAGAATTTAATTGGTAATGCTTTCTTTCATGGAAAGGCTCCAGTTGAAGTTAGAGTTGAATATATTAAAGATGCTGTAGAAGTTTGTGTCATTGATAACGGAGAATGTCAGTTTCATTCCTTCGACGAAATGTCAGAAGAATTTGCTAAAGGAAATAAGAGTTCAGGGACTGGGCTTGGATTAAATATTGTAAAACAAGTTGTTAAAGAAATGGGGGGAGAGATTAGCTTCTTTTCAAATCCTACAACTTTCCGTGTTGTCTTAAAGAAGAGACGTCCTCAAAAGGAAAAGGTGAATCATGAGTAA
- a CDS encoding response regulator transcription factor, with the protein MSKVLLVEDDDSLGSSLQSYLTGEGHEVVWAQSLTMARELKGDEEIIILDWMLPDGQGVDFLKELREAEVSKPVIMLTARTDLIDKVIGLEAGANDYMTKPFEPRELIARIRVQLRDHHKKDHDSNDGIMTRGELVINQNEREIRWHDEVIEFTKMEFDFLSLLAESPNRAFSREEILNKVWGYENYPSTRTVDTHVLQIRQKLSDELIETVRGIGYRFRFNDN; encoded by the coding sequence ATGAGTAAAGTTTTACTAGTTGAAGATGATGATAGTTTAGGGTCTTCTCTTCAGAGTTATTTAACAGGAGAGGGACACGAAGTTGTGTGGGCCCAATCTCTTACAATGGCGAGAGAGCTTAAGGGCGACGAAGAAATTATTATTCTCGATTGGATGCTACCAGATGGTCAGGGAGTAGATTTCTTAAAAGAGCTAAGAGAAGCAGAAGTAAGTAAGCCTGTGATTATGCTAACTGCTAGAACTGATTTAATCGATAAAGTTATTGGCCTTGAAGCTGGTGCAAATGATTATATGACAAAGCCATTTGAGCCAAGAGAGTTGATAGCTAGAATTCGTGTGCAATTAAGAGATCATCACAAGAAAGATCACGACTCAAATGATGGCATAATGACACGAGGAGAGCTTGTTATTAATCAAAATGAACGTGAGATTCGTTGGCACGACGAAGTTATAGAATTTACAAAAATGGAATTTGATTTTCTCTCTCTGCTTGCTGAGAGTCCAAATAGGGCCTTCTCTAGAGAGGAAATTTTAAATAAAGTTTGGGGTTATGAGAATTACCCATCAACTCGAACAGTTGATACTCACGTTCTTCAAATTAGACAGAAGTTAAGCGATGAGCTTATTGAAACTGTTAGAGGTATTGGATACCGCTTTAGGTTTAATGACAATTAA
- a CDS encoding thioredoxin domain-containing protein, with translation MKKQLILLTPLLLFASCTTQERFEARLEKTLVDKPEILTRIIEKNPDQFVIAFQNAVKQGQQKIVEQRKLDEEIQLKKALDNPFRPTIRKDELIRGTKGAPITIVEYSDFECPYCSRGFTTVKALLKKYDGKIQFIYKHLPLSFHQNALAASKYYEAIRLQSEDMAVRFHDSLFTNQSKLKSGEKFLKSLSKKLGADMTRLSRDLDSEAVKLRIAEDLAEASRFGMEGTPGFLLNGVPIRGAYPVEHFDSIISKLIKKGSLKI, from the coding sequence ATGAAAAAACAATTAATACTTTTAACTCCACTCCTTCTCTTTGCCTCGTGTACAACACAAGAGAGATTCGAAGCAAGACTTGAGAAAACTCTTGTGGATAAGCCTGAAATACTCACTCGTATCATTGAAAAAAATCCAGATCAATTTGTTATAGCTTTTCAAAATGCCGTCAAGCAAGGGCAGCAGAAAATTGTAGAGCAAAGAAAATTAGATGAAGAAATTCAGCTAAAAAAGGCCCTCGATAATCCATTTAGACCTACTATTCGAAAAGATGAACTTATTCGAGGAACGAAAGGAGCTCCGATTACGATTGTTGAATACAGTGATTTTGAGTGTCCATATTGCTCTAGAGGGTTTACTACTGTTAAAGCATTGTTAAAGAAGTACGATGGGAAAATTCAATTTATTTATAAACATCTTCCTCTAAGTTTTCATCAAAATGCATTAGCCGCATCTAAGTACTACGAAGCGATAAGACTTCAAAGTGAGGATATGGCCGTTCGTTTTCATGATTCCTTATTCACAAATCAAAGTAAGTTAAAGAGCGGGGAAAAGTTCTTAAAGTCCTTAAGCAAGAAACTTGGGGCAGATATGACAAGGTTAAGTAGAGATCTAGATTCTGAAGCTGTTAAGCTTAGAATTGCAGAGGATCTTGCTGAGGCTTCTCGATTTGGAATGGAGGGGACTCCTGGTTTTCTCCTCAATGGAGTTCCAATTCGAGGAGCCTATCCTGTTGAGCATTTTGATTCAATAATTTCAAAGTTGATAAAAAAAGGAAGCTTGAAGATATAG
- a CDS encoding endonuclease, producing the protein MKQSLILILALTLLGSCADKHTFDSPNSGNSGTFNQTGNQNLKEVILITAHDNPSDYYNDNIHAKYLSKLSNPSSITAKDLQNLKSELNKVLKWEHTRVQGKRDTTDRCPNNAPESESCYSHDFDTYRDYQRARTYLYGKIHLFKNDAGEYALDTLYCQKVFTTNDLANPQYSIGVMKRPDYNTINAEHIWPRSKFEEVKDSDFYNLKLSDLHNLSPSFVKTNQERWNYPFGNVTPDATITNDFSQYCDTSDALVFTKNNKNYIEAPDEVKGDIARAMFYMSARYFNYKKPEVMNIDTEQENVLREWHKLDPVSDEERKRNDEVFSVQHNRNPFVDYPELVDLVSDF; encoded by the coding sequence ATGAAACAATCACTCATACTCATTTTAGCGCTCACTCTATTAGGTTCGTGCGCAGATAAACATACCTTTGACTCTCCAAATTCTGGAAACTCAGGAACTTTTAACCAAACAGGAAATCAAAATCTGAAGGAAGTCATCTTAATCACTGCTCATGATAATCCATCTGATTACTATAATGATAATATTCACGCGAAGTACTTATCCAAACTTTCAAACCCATCTTCAATTACGGCTAAAGACCTACAAAATCTAAAGTCAGAATTAAATAAGGTTCTAAAGTGGGAACACACAAGAGTTCAGGGAAAAAGAGATACTACTGACAGATGTCCAAATAATGCTCCAGAATCAGAGAGCTGCTACTCACATGACTTTGATACTTATAGAGACTATCAAAGAGCGAGAACATATCTCTACGGAAAAATTCATCTCTTTAAAAATGATGCTGGAGAATACGCTCTTGATACTCTTTACTGCCAAAAAGTTTTTACAACAAATGATCTGGCGAATCCACAGTACTCGATTGGCGTGATGAAGAGACCTGACTACAATACAATCAACGCTGAACATATTTGGCCAAGAAGTAAATTTGAAGAAGTGAAAGACTCTGACTTCTACAATTTAAAGCTTTCTGATCTTCATAACCTCTCACCTTCTTTTGTTAAGACAAATCAAGAGAGATGGAATTATCCATTTGGAAATGTAACACCAGATGCAACCATTACAAATGATTTCTCGCAGTACTGCGACACATCTGACGCTCTTGTTTTTACAAAGAATAACAAGAACTACATAGAGGCCCCTGATGAGGTAAAAGGTGATATTGCTAGAGCAATGTTCTACATGTCTGCTAGATACTTCAATTATAAGAAGCCTGAAGTTATGAATATTGATACTGAGCAAGAGAATGTTCTAAGAGAGTGGCACAAGCTAGACCCAGTAAGTGATGAAGAGAGAAAGAGAAATGATGAAGTCTTCTCTGTTCAACACAATAGAAATCCATTCGTGGATTACCCTGAACTTGTTGACCTAGTTAGCGACTTCTAA
- a CDS encoding MATE family efflux transporter: MKKSYFATIKEIFIFSIPLIAGQIGQMLFGIGDIVVAGRYSNDVVAALGVANGLLAPLLMFGLGITFAVGPLSSQFRGKKEKDNSLFANAHYLMLAISVVVLCAIGGLILALPVFNFNPNISPLIMDYILIAGPSVIPAILFQISKEYLQAWDKNIFSNFLILFFNVVNILMNYIFIFGEFGLPEMGIKGAALATLISRTLMFVALFFYAKSKFEIDWSFNKILFKRIYKFGIPIGLGTLSEVLMFSAVTVLIGKMSIIASASHNIVINLASCTFMIPLAISSAASVKVGKEYGAGNQQGILRYSLSSIIMVAIIMIGTCIMYLSLPNILVRFATDDPELISYSAGLLLYVGLFQIPDGIQVTLWGILRGLEETKHPMILSLIFNWCVGIPIGYWLATAKGMEAAGLWAGLAIGLTIMSVGLSCVFFFKFRLVKSSLVPIA, from the coding sequence ATGAAAAAGAGCTACTTCGCAACTATAAAAGAGATTTTCATCTTCTCTATTCCCTTAATAGCAGGACAAATTGGTCAAATGCTGTTTGGAATTGGAGATATTGTGGTTGCTGGGCGCTACTCTAATGATGTAGTGGCGGCCCTTGGGGTGGCCAACGGACTCCTTGCTCCTCTACTCATGTTTGGACTTGGAATAACTTTCGCAGTAGGCCCTCTCTCAAGTCAATTTAGAGGAAAGAAAGAAAAAGACAACTCCCTCTTTGCAAATGCACACTACTTAATGCTTGCAATAAGCGTAGTCGTTCTCTGCGCTATCGGAGGACTTATACTTGCCCTCCCAGTATTTAACTTCAACCCAAATATTTCTCCGCTGATTATGGACTATATCTTAATTGCTGGACCAAGTGTTATTCCTGCAATTCTCTTTCAAATCTCTAAGGAATATCTTCAAGCGTGGGACAAAAATATTTTCTCAAACTTTCTCATTCTCTTTTTTAATGTTGTTAATATTCTCATGAACTATATTTTTATCTTTGGTGAATTTGGCTTACCAGAAATGGGAATCAAAGGAGCTGCTCTAGCAACACTGATTTCAAGAACACTAATGTTTGTGGCATTATTCTTCTACGCCAAATCAAAGTTTGAAATAGATTGGAGTTTTAATAAAATTCTCTTTAAAAGAATTTATAAATTTGGAATTCCTATTGGACTTGGAACACTAAGTGAAGTTCTCATGTTCTCGGCGGTAACAGTTCTCATTGGGAAGATGTCTATTATTGCTTCAGCTTCTCACAATATTGTCATAAACCTCGCAAGCTGTACCTTCATGATTCCACTTGCCATCTCCAGTGCTGCATCGGTAAAAGTCGGCAAAGAATACGGGGCTGGAAATCAACAAGGAATCCTTCGCTACTCACTTTCATCAATTATTATGGTTGCAATCATTATGATTGGAACATGTATTATGTACTTATCCCTTCCAAATATTCTCGTAAGATTTGCCACTGATGATCCAGAACTTATAAGCTATAGCGCTGGACTTCTTCTCTACGTTGGACTTTTTCAAATACCAGATGGAATCCAGGTGACCCTTTGGGGAATATTAAGAGGACTAGAGGAAACTAAGCATCCGATGATACTCTCACTTATTTTTAACTGGTGTGTAGGAATTCCAATAGGCTACTGGCTAGCCACAGCTAAAGGAATGGAAGCTGCTGGACTCTGGGCCGGACTTGCCATTGGTCTAACCATAATGTCAGTAGGGTTAAGCTGCGTATTCTTCTTTAAGTTTCGACTAGTTAAGTCGTCTCTTGTTCCTATCGCCTAA
- a CDS encoding MMPL family transporter: MNNQIRNRLVDFAVLHKYKCLTIALIIFLSGLPFLSNTAMDFSAKVWFASHDPNIKTLETFEKTFGNDEAATLIIESESDIFNPKFMNMLSDLTEKMWKVPEVMRVHSLTNFYWTRSFEDEILTEEFLYSEKINDPIYLTKKREEALAHKVIPGYYVSEDGKSASIYAYISHNPDQHPDYAKITQGLKEVTKDYDNEAGITFHYMGQPPLSDRFQKVSFDDLFTMSPLLMLLVIVYLVFCFRTFIGVLIPTVVIILSLVSTTCLIGVFGYTVNSLTFVLPSILIAISVADSVHLMAAFYDEFAKTGDRFHSCTHSLRKNLWPIFLTTFSTMIGFFSLYSSDIKPVADLGVLAGIGTALAFLYTYLITIPFLLIFNKNKTKESLNAKALPENAVRAYLNFVRKYRLFIIVGCCLISGTFTYLAAMNEINSDPYTYFSKDDPISKGNRFVLNTYGGVGGPELIVDSGVPGGITSPEFLYKVEEFQDWLEEKEYVNKTVSITNIVKEMNQSLNEGKKEFFRIPEKKDLIAQELFMYTMSLPVGMDLNNRMDLAQQKLRLSILWSLQTSKDSLKGVEDYEKKAKEIGLNVKTTGKPILFHRMNSYVVYTFFTSIAMALLLITGIMIFIFKDIRLGLLSLIPNVLPIIFGAGALTLLSKPIDIGCAIVASVTLGIAVDDTIHFLSHYNLLRRNGMNVYDSMVKVFTSTGLALIVTTVILVSCFGLFMFANLTPNINFGILCALVLSIALVCDLLLLPAIIFCFKDQE; the protein is encoded by the coding sequence GTGAATAATCAAATAAGAAATAGACTTGTCGACTTCGCTGTCCTTCATAAATATAAGTGTCTAACCATTGCTTTAATTATCTTCTTATCTGGACTTCCATTTCTTTCAAATACGGCAATGGATTTCTCTGCTAAAGTTTGGTTTGCCAGCCATGATCCAAATATAAAAACCTTAGAAACGTTTGAGAAGACTTTTGGAAATGATGAAGCAGCAACATTAATTATTGAATCAGAGAGTGATATATTTAACCCAAAATTCATGAATATGCTGAGTGACCTTACTGAGAAAATGTGGAAGGTCCCCGAGGTCATGAGGGTTCATTCTTTAACCAACTTCTATTGGACGAGATCATTTGAAGATGAAATTCTTACTGAGGAATTTCTATACTCTGAAAAAATAAATGATCCAATATATCTCACGAAAAAAAGAGAAGAGGCCTTAGCTCATAAAGTTATTCCTGGTTACTATGTAAGCGAAGATGGAAAGAGCGCCTCTATATATGCCTATATTTCTCACAATCCTGATCAGCACCCTGATTATGCGAAAATAACACAAGGCTTGAAAGAAGTTACAAAGGATTATGATAACGAGGCTGGAATTACGTTTCACTATATGGGGCAGCCCCCGCTATCGGATAGGTTTCAAAAAGTTTCATTTGATGACCTTTTTACGATGTCTCCGCTGCTTATGCTTCTTGTTATTGTCTACCTCGTTTTCTGCTTTAGAACTTTTATAGGTGTTTTAATTCCAACAGTCGTAATTATCCTCTCTTTGGTGTCGACTACTTGTTTAATAGGAGTTTTTGGCTACACAGTTAATAGTTTAACTTTCGTTCTTCCTTCAATTCTGATTGCCATTTCGGTGGCAGACTCTGTTCACTTAATGGCCGCCTTCTATGATGAATTTGCTAAAACAGGGGATCGCTTTCACTCATGTACTCACTCTCTTCGAAAGAATTTATGGCCAATTTTCTTGACGACTTTTTCTACGATGATTGGTTTCTTCTCTCTTTATTCAAGTGATATAAAACCTGTTGCAGACTTGGGAGTTCTTGCGGGAATTGGAACTGCACTTGCTTTTCTCTACACTTATTTAATTACTATTCCTTTCTTATTAATTTTTAATAAGAATAAAACGAAAGAGAGCTTGAATGCGAAAGCTCTTCCTGAAAATGCTGTTAGAGCGTATCTAAACTTTGTACGAAAATATAGACTGTTTATAATTGTAGGGTGTTGTCTTATTTCTGGGACATTTACTTACCTTGCCGCAATGAATGAAATTAATTCTGACCCCTATACATACTTCTCAAAAGATGACCCCATTTCTAAAGGGAATAGATTTGTTTTAAACACCTATGGTGGAGTGGGAGGTCCTGAACTGATTGTCGATTCTGGAGTTCCTGGAGGGATAACAAGCCCTGAATTTCTCTATAAAGTAGAGGAGTTTCAAGATTGGTTAGAAGAGAAGGAATATGTAAATAAGACGGTTAGCATAACTAATATCGTTAAAGAGATGAATCAATCATTGAATGAAGGGAAGAAAGAGTTCTTTAGGATTCCTGAGAAGAAAGATCTCATTGCTCAAGAATTATTTATGTATACCATGTCTCTCCCCGTGGGAATGGATTTGAATAATAGAATGGATCTTGCTCAACAAAAACTTCGATTATCTATTCTCTGGTCACTGCAGACTTCAAAGGACTCTTTAAAAGGAGTTGAAGACTATGAGAAGAAAGCAAAAGAGATAGGACTCAATGTAAAGACTACAGGAAAGCCAATTCTCTTTCATAGAATGAATAGCTATGTTGTCTACACATTCTTTACTTCAATTGCCATGGCGCTACTGCTTATTACTGGCATAATGATTTTTATCTTTAAGGATATTAGACTCGGACTTCTAAGTTTAATTCCAAATGTGTTGCCTATCATTTTTGGAGCGGGAGCTTTGACCTTACTTAGTAAGCCCATAGATATTGGCTGTGCAATCGTAGCTAGCGTGACTCTTGGAATCGCAGTTGATGATACGATACATTTTTTGAGCCACTATAATCTTCTTAGAAGAAATGGAATGAATGTCTACGACTCTATGGTAAAGGTTTTTACATCGACGGGGCTGGCCTTAATTGTGACAACGGTTATTCTCGTTTCTTGCTTTGGACTTTTTATGTTCGCAAACCTTACTCCTAATATAAATTTTGGAATCCTTTGCGCCCTTGTTCTAAGTATTGCTCTGGTATGTGATCTCTTACTTCTGCCAGCAATAATTTTTTGCTTTAAAGACCAAGAGTAG
- a CDS encoding PilZ domain-containing protein produces the protein MRERPRLLIMTCIVLVGIVVSIPLQILLQSDVTAINYSILLNQITIFNWFVILACLSTMVLTINGHKLLGYSIVPLLMAIHINNYFVFKYALHTQWYTPVVASLICTAIAILFMFNKSVRFTMKNQEKRWWLIPKRFQKTLPIWVVLDDNQCVLAHTFDLSKTGTFISTVNGANQELERELELGKEVKILIGDKDDVEFHCQASVVRKANAKGNYPSGIGLHFKSISFIEKFHLSRILNNPTLGL, from the coding sequence ATGAGAGAGCGTCCTAGACTTCTAATTATGACTTGTATTGTCCTAGTAGGAATAGTCGTATCGATTCCACTACAAATTCTTTTGCAAAGTGATGTGACTGCAATTAACTATAGTATTCTTTTAAACCAAATTACTATTTTCAATTGGTTTGTTATTCTCGCATGTTTATCTACGATGGTTCTCACTATTAATGGGCATAAGCTCCTAGGCTATTCTATCGTCCCTCTCCTTATGGCCATTCATATTAATAATTACTTTGTTTTTAAGTATGCTCTACACACTCAGTGGTATACACCAGTTGTAGCCTCTCTAATTTGCACGGCCATCGCCATACTCTTTATGTTTAATAAGAGTGTACGTTTTACAATGAAGAACCAAGAGAAGCGATGGTGGCTTATACCAAAGAGATTTCAAAAGACTCTACCTATTTGGGTTGTGCTAGATGATAACCAATGTGTTCTCGCTCATACTTTTGATCTCTCTAAAACTGGAACATTTATTTCAACAGTCAACGGAGCAAATCAAGAGTTAGAAAGAGAATTAGAATTAGGTAAAGAAGTTAAAATACTTATTGGAGATAAGGATGATGTTGAATTTCACTGCCAGGCCTCTGTTGTGAGAAAAGCAAATGCCAAAGGAAATTACCCTTCTGGCATTGGACTACACTTTAAAAGCATCTCATTCATTGAGAAGTTTCACTTGAGTAGAATTTTAAATAATCCTACTCTTGGTCTTTAA
- a CDS encoding transglycosylase SLT domain-containing protein has product MKLIYLILTFMITSCAGPYHPFGSKYSIPQLSHDIFSGDKEESPLETDQSSNITFSPKYQVLHESRNFTIDIKRALGASSKEESVYFFYNDKDITPQVESISLIQKSNDRIIYKIDNLTLPPIESHNFSVIYKSSPQASPIGRTYPFPNCDIHDTPILSAAKIRARVSVKTALKNIAKKSHLNSALMAGLIEQESSFNPKAVSWAKAVGLTQITPVAEKQLLESKEYNSYPKWGRLPASVLKNYIETGKINKTNDWKLNPSDSIQGGFDYLEYISNYWKKPQNIEALPDSLKSNSEEITSVILASYNSGPSRVKRNLLKNGMYWLEANELKEARKYVYKVKSYCRQYAIDKE; this is encoded by the coding sequence TTGAAATTAATATACCTAATTCTAACATTCATGATTACAAGCTGTGCTGGCCCTTACCATCCTTTTGGTTCTAAGTACTCTATTCCACAATTGAGCCATGATATCTTTTCTGGAGATAAGGAGGAATCCCCTCTAGAAACAGATCAAAGCAGTAATATAACTTTCTCTCCTAAGTACCAAGTTCTTCATGAAAGTAGAAATTTTACAATTGATATAAAGAGAGCTTTAGGAGCTTCTTCTAAAGAGGAAAGTGTTTATTTTTTTTATAACGATAAAGATATTACGCCCCAAGTTGAAAGCATATCACTTATTCAAAAATCCAACGATAGAATTATTTATAAAATAGACAATCTAACTCTTCCTCCAATTGAGTCTCACAATTTCAGTGTGATCTACAAGAGCTCTCCACAGGCCAGTCCCATTGGACGAACTTATCCTTTTCCTAATTGCGATATTCACGACACTCCCATACTCTCAGCAGCCAAGATACGAGCAAGGGTATCAGTGAAAACGGCTTTAAAGAATATTGCAAAGAAAAGTCATTTAAACTCTGCGCTTATGGCAGGTCTTATAGAGCAGGAGTCGAGCTTTAATCCCAAGGCAGTTAGCTGGGCAAAAGCAGTTGGCCTTACACAAATTACACCTGTGGCAGAAAAGCAATTACTTGAGAGTAAAGAATATAACTCCTATCCAAAGTGGGGTCGTCTTCCTGCTTCTGTCTTAAAGAATTATATAGAAACAGGAAAAATTAATAAGACTAATGATTGGAAGTTAAACCCCAGTGATTCTATTCAAGGCGGATTTGACTACCTTGAATATATATCAAATTATTGGAAGAAGCCTCAAAATATTGAAGCACTCCCCGACTCTTTAAAAAGTAATAGTGAAGAAATCACTTCCGTTATTCTTGCTAGTTATAATTCAGGACCAAGCAGAGTAAAGAGAAATCTCTTAAAGAATGGAATGTACTGGCTTGAGGCAAACGAATTAAAAGAAGCAAGAAAGTACGTATATAAAGTAAAGAGCTATTGCCGACAATATGCTATCGACAAGGAATAA
- a CDS encoding MoxR family ATPase produces MKTSTYLNDKVQHAFDTCNSIFLGKEEQLKIAFISMLSKGHLLIEDVPGVGKTTLVYLLSHIFGLNLSRIQFTNDLLASDILGTSIFDTQTSSFVFNRGPIFSRMVLGDELNRASPKTQSALLQAMEERYITVDGGEYQLEEPFIVVATQNPLDQIGTNPLPESQLDRFFMSLTIGLPDREFEKKILLGENIREQINGLHSFVNLEEYLSINKMIQKIHIEDQLINYVLNLLEYARTNLSSGVKLSLRAGRDLLLASKACAFFEKRDYVTPSDVKTVAPYVLSHRLNLRDGLTVSQDKIREVLESVAIR; encoded by the coding sequence GTGAAAACATCTACTTACTTAAATGATAAAGTTCAGCATGCATTTGATACATGTAATTCAATTTTTCTAGGAAAAGAAGAACAATTGAAAATTGCTTTCATCAGTATGCTCTCTAAAGGTCATCTCTTAATTGAAGATGTTCCGGGAGTGGGGAAGACGACTCTTGTCTATTTACTCTCACATATTTTTGGATTGAATCTCTCTAGAATTCAATTTACTAATGATCTACTGGCTTCAGATATTCTAGGAACATCAATATTTGATACGCAGACTTCTAGTTTTGTTTTTAATCGTGGTCCCATATTTAGTAGAATGGTTCTAGGAGATGAGCTTAATAGGGCGTCTCCAAAAACACAGAGTGCTCTCTTGCAAGCAATGGAGGAAAGGTATATTACAGTTGATGGTGGAGAGTATCAGCTAGAAGAGCCTTTTATCGTTGTTGCAACTCAAAATCCATTAGACCAAATCGGAACGAATCCTTTACCTGAATCTCAATTAGATAGATTTTTTATGAGTCTGACTATAGGTCTTCCTGATCGTGAATTTGAAAAGAAGATTCTTCTTGGGGAAAATATACGCGAGCAAATAAATGGACTTCATTCATTTGTTAACTTAGAAGAGTATCTATCCATTAATAAAATGATTCAAAAAATTCATATTGAAGATCAGCTTATAAACTATGTTTTAAATCTCTTAGAGTATGCACGCACGAATTTATCTAGTGGTGTGAAGCTCTCATTAAGGGCCGGGCGTGATTTATTACTGGCATCTAAGGCATGTGCATTTTTTGAAAAGAGAGATTATGTAACTCCAAGTGATGTGAAGACAGTTGCTCCCTATGTCCTCTCTCATAGATTAAACTTGCGAGACGGACTAACTGTATCGCAGGATAAAATTAGGGAAGTCTTAGAGAGTGTTGCAATTAGATAG